GTTGTTGCAGTACAAAGATAAACAATTTTATCCTTGCCTATGATCTACCGGTAAAATTTCCTGTCAGCTATAACTTCATTTACTTATTAGGTTGAGAATTCTTGTAATTCTTTTATATCCTTCCCACTAATGGAGATTCTTTGTGGTACTGATATTCGACTTTCAGGCTCCTGCTTGGTCATGTTCGTGGGATCTCAACGGTTCCCATCAAATATATGCTGGACTTCAGGTTTCAACAATGAGCTTGATTTCTTCTCCAGATAAATCTGGGTCATTGAACTAATCTTTAAAAGTTTTATGCAGAATGGTTCGCTTGTGGTGTTTGACATGCGCCAAACTGCTAGGCCTTTGGAATTTGTTAATGGGCTGACAAGCAACCCAGTTCATACCATATATTCTTTACATAATTCAACCCTTCCTTCAGGTGTTACAGCCGTTTTGTCAGCATCATCCGCCGGCATTTTTCAGTGGAACTTTGTTGGATCTGAGGAAAGGTAAGTTTttatcatttcataagaaatgtAGCTTATGCTTCTTGTGTGAATTATCAGAACCTTACCGAAGTGTTAGTTCCTTGTGGTTAACAATGTTTAGGGCCCAAGCATAGATGACTTCTGTTAATTGATTACTCTAATTTATAGGTTGTCTAAGAAACTTTTGTTCAACTCTTTTGAAGGCGACCTGTTGTTTTGGAGACTGGCAATCAAGGAGCGTGTATATCTCTTGCTTATTGTCCTAGTAGTGATGACATAATTGCTTCATTTCGCCCAAGAATTGACAATTCTAATGAAATGGCATATTCTCAACACTTACTGACTCCTGCAATTGGGCAAGGGGTTCAGGGTTCCCATGTTCATTTGAAGAGATTCGGAAGCAACTGCTATCAGAAGTTGGCTGTTACATGCGCCAATGTCAATGATGTTCGGTTACCAAGATCTGCAGTTATGAACATAGAGAGTCATGGGTGTTTGTTTGCATCAGGGGATGAACTTACGGGTGAACTGGTCTTGCAAGAGTTGCCATCTTTTACTGTTATTCAGCATCTTAAATTGCGAAAGCAGCCTATTTATGATGTAAAGTATGTGCATGATGTGGATGGAGGTTTGCTAGGTTgtttatgtgatgatatattgcaACTTTACGGTAATCATGCTCTAAAATAGATTTGGATGGCAACTAGGAATCTGTCGGAAAGAATTCCATTTTCAAGGATGAAGATCgtgaaatatatatatctacCTAAGTTTAAGGCCATCTGATGGTTAAGAGTTATTGCAATGATTTTTGTTGATATTATACACCTGCCTTGAACATGATTGCAGGTTTCTGATTGTTCCCAGAGGCGATCGTCCCACATAGTAATAGGGTTTTAATCTCAGTTTTTTAGTAGCTTTTCtactttattattaataattctGTTTCCCATTTAGCAAGGGGGAGCATTCTTTTTTGTCAGCTCCACTTGCTACTTATATTGTATCATAGTTACTGGTTTGCAAACTACTTAGATGATTTAGTTAATTGTATCCCATTTGAGAGTTGCATAATCTTGTTATATATGTACACGTGTGTGTCTTTGAATATTGACAGTGGAAAGGGTTGGTGTCATCTATAGATGTTATATACTTGGGAGTAGAATCAGAAAACTTAATACGGAGTGAATGGGGTAATTTTGAAATTCCGGCATATGATCCTCCTGAGTCTGATGCAAAATGATACACTACTGTTGAACGATTCTTGGGAGGCCATCATCATTGATCCTTACAAGctagagcttgaaaagaaaaggaaaaaaaaggaatcataatgaaataaaattattacgaAATGCCAAAAGAAGAAAGGCCCAGACCAAAAGTAGATTTGGACTTTTGCTTGATTGCATatttttggattttgaaaaagaaacaTTGTAGCCATTTTCATTCCCAACAGTAGTATGTTGTAAAGCTCCTCCCCAACGACCCCATTCTTTATCATTCTTCCATTTAGCAATTGTTTGAATGATTGTTGCCCAAAGCATCTCTAATTTTATTCACTATGTCGGCATTATTGTCATAATCTACGTACTGAATTCATATATCTTTTTTTCAATAATAATCGTTCTATCAGCTGCTGCCATTATTCAAGTGTTAGTATCACGCCTGTTTAAGATTCTTTGCTAGGTTGTTAGTCACCTTTCTTGATTAGAAagtgagttgaaaattttattgaaccAAATGCTCAAAACCCACCATTACAACCCTTGAAACAAAGATTTACTAGATTTAAAATTCGACTATCCTTTAACTGCAAGTTTCagaaagaagaaacaaagaatGATAACAGTTATCCACAGCCATAATCCTTACTGGTATTAAAGCTGCTCCAATAATAACAAGGCAAGCAATGCGACAAGTGCTTTTGGGAGTTGCAGTTAAGCAGGAACAAACTCTGGAGCGCACACTACTTTCCCAATCCAATGCAATGAATAAGTAGAGAAAACAAATACTCAGGTTAAAGAACTAAAATCTTGGGGTTGGGTATCACTTGTCACTCTTTTAACTTTTTATCATGTGCACCTGCATTATTACTACTAGTAGGTTTTCtgctgggaaattttttttttcctgtAATAAACTTCTTGGATACCACATGGCTCATTGAGTGATTCTTGGAGTGGGCGCCTTATGAATGATCCTCATCCATTTTCCCTCAATTATATAAATGATCACCTACTTATTATTAGCGTGTTCATGTTTTAGTCATTTAGgattaaaatatctattttaatcactaatcctaccaaaatttaatattttatcactcacgcctttttttccttttgacataataataaatttagtcctttaatgTTTATAGgttctatcaatttggtcctaattatAAATAgttcaacaaatttaactctcaactttacacattatatcaatttagccttgattcttaaaaattcaaaattcaaaattcaaaaaatctgtaaaatataaaataaattaaaagctcatttttcgataaaaatacattcaaaattataaaaaatatatatatttttctcattttataacatgacttttatttattaaaataatagttttataaataaaacaatttaagggaaaaaatcatgaaaaaggcTTAAGTAGATTCAACTATTCTCTTTTTTCAACATTAATGACTACAAACTACAGCCTAAAGTCAAAAAGTGTAAGAATTTATGTTTTTAGGGTGTTGCCTAGAACAAGTTTATTGCATTTGAGGTTGTGCTAGAAGGTGGGCATGATTGGGGTTGTATAGGTGAGGTTGAGGTCTTGGAACTTAATAGATGGAAGGTCATGACGGTAGCTCCACAATTGATTCTTAGTTTGATGGCATGACAACAGAGGATATGGAAATCGAGGAATTCGGTGTAAGAGTTATTGGTGCAATTGATTATGGAGAAGGTAGTGCCCAACACTTGACAAGTTGACGAAAATTAAGGAGCAAGACCAtacttataataaataaattattaattataaaataaaactaaaaaaagtaaagtaaaagTTTGAATCCAATTTAAGTTTTGTTTGTGAGTTTTGaaagaaattatattattaataaaattattattttaataaataaattccatgtaagaaaaagagaaaaaaaagtattaatttattcataatttataattttgtatgagctTTTACAactttgtatgtatttttataaaatcttatgtatttttatagaaaatgaccattaaaattattttttaaatttttttttaattttaggtttttaagaagtaagactaaattgacataatgtgTAAAGTTGAGAGTTACATTTGttgtttttttagaattaggaccaaatcGATAGAATCTGTAAACATTGGAgggataaatttgttattatgccaatAAAAAATGGCTACATTAGCACTCCTTTAGTGATTTAACGAAAAAGtgaccaaaatattaattttcatttatattagtgactaaaatagaaaattgtaaATTTAGGAGACCAAAATAGAAACGCACTAATAGTTAGATGACTATGTATATAGTTTACCCAAGTTCTTTTTAACCCACTTCAGTTGGTAAACATTCAATTTCTAACGTTATCATATGTTCTCGTTTAATCCTTTGGATGTTAAAAAGAATTGATTGACATATCTAACCAATCATCATTTGTCATGTGTTATACGCAAATGTTGCAATGGCATTATCATtccaaaaaaacttaaaaatcatttaaaactattttaaaaaaatacaaaatataaaagttgtataaatttacaattttaaaaatatgttagaattttttaaaaaaattgtaaagaaataatataaactataaaaaaaatacagaaattgtaaaaaagggtaaaatttcttgaaatttttaaaaaataatagaagttATTGTATATTGGAATGAAGTATACCTTCTCTAATCATAATATTaaagattttatataaatttgtatttaattaaaaatacaaccaacttttataaaaattatattttaaaaatattttaataaaaaataatcatttttatataaaaattttaatattttaaagtacATCAATTTTTAGTACATGTTATAGCAACATATTAATTTGACTCGATTCCCTATTTAATGTCTAAAATAAGCTTCATTAATTTATTATCGTACACATACTCTCTTTGTTTTGTACCAAAGTTTTAATCAAATACTAGACAATAGAGGTGGACATAGGGAGAATGAtgacaaatttaaatatttgatttgtaattGTGATAATAAATATTAAGGATTAAAAAAATGGATTAAAATATTTTGAGGCAACGGATGAGTATGTTAATATTTAGATATTCACTtcccattaaaaaaattatttgcaaatttaaaatatgggtcaagagacaaatcaaaacagtaaaaattattatttaaattgaatagtattattttttattatttaaataacttgaaaatttttttatcgaAATTTATCGACTAGAGAGATCTATCAATTAGAAAACAATTATCGTAGCTTATATAATTTCAAAAGACAACAATTTCAAGTTCAAGTTTTAGTGaatatgatttataaaattttaaaaatattaaattttttaattttttagtaaatttatatattttgtaattttctatattttctgttttttaatattttatcaattttaagttttttttttcaaatagcaTGGTGGCATTGTATGATAGGTGATAATATATGATTGGGTTGAATATTGCAGCCATTAGACTTTAATGTTGAAAATACTGAACTGTAAATGTATAATATCACTAGGGTTTGAAGTGAGGAAAAAAAAATAGAGCTAAAGCCAGAAAAAGGATATACTTTAGAAATAGATGTCTATATTAAgccaattttttatattaaaagaatgaaaatgacaaaaaaaggaaaaataaaataaaatagataactTGGGCTTTTATTAAGAAATGATTAATGAAACAACACACTGAAACTCCCATGACCCCATTCTCCCATTTCGTTGATTCTTCCCCCTCCCTTTGTATTATTTTTCCAATCTGATATACACCAAGAGAgcaaccacaaaaaaaaaaaaaaaatccagtaAATTTACGTCTTTTCCTTTTCCGGAGACTTCCATCGGTATTGGTGGAAAGTGGGATCCATCTCAAAGACACCCAGAAAACAAAGTGGACAGATAGTAAATTTTTTTCACATGgagaagtaaaaataaattttcgatTGAACCGTTATTAAGTTCATTCACTTGCTCCAACACTCTGGGGTCAAGGCATGGTTCCTTTTGGGGTCCTTGCAATAGTTATACACCATATGGTATCTTTGAACCCATCTCATTGCTCTACGTTGCTGCCTTGTTAGCCCGCCGGACCGGAAAGGCGAGGCAGAGACTGGGCGGCACCAAGCTGGCGCATAGGCAGTGCAACCTCCTGCTTTGAAGTTGGTGTACTTTGCAACAAATGGTTGGTATCTGTAATCAGCCTTGTATTTCCCATCTTCAGTAGCCCATGATGAGGCATCCCATATTGAACCATACACCCACATTGGCCTTAGAGGAAATGTTGCAGCACTCTTCCTTGGATACCTCCTTATAGGCACATCATCTACTAAGAATCTGTATAAATTATCAGATAAATCAATAAATGGAATAAATTCGAATGGTCATTTTGAGAAAAGCAAATCACCAAAATGTTCACTTTTCAAGTTCTAAATTATTAAATCTGAAAAAGGCAACAATACTTTACAACAAATGGGGACAATCCACATCCTCCCCACCATCAATTCTCACGATATTTATTATAGTTATCCTATTATTAGACATTATAATATGGCTGACAAtccttatttttaatattaattcaaTGAGTTTCTAAGGTCTACTTTCCAAAACCAATAAGATCAGCATTGATTGATTTTCTGTATGTACTTACATGATCTCCCTGGGGCTCCAAAGAATGGCATAGTGGTGAAAGTTTTTAGTTGGATCAAACCAAAGATGGAACTTCATTTCCCTTCCAATGATTTTGCCATCCCCACTCCCTCTGATATACACATTGGTTTGTAAAGTGTAAGGCTTCCCAAATGTAGTTCCAAGGAACTCTATATCCACTTCATCATGGAATCCTGGATGAGCTTCATTGTTTGATAGCTGCCATTTTTAATGATCATTtctttgatttccaatttagaaAACAGTGCATTAAGAAAGAATTGAAGTTAGAAATTATGGTTTCGTTCAATTTCTCACATAGAAAGCTGTTATGACTCCAGCAGTGTACCCAGGTTGGACTTTAATAGAGGCTCCAAAGTAACCAGAACGAAATGGCTTCACTGACTTGAATCCACTTCCTGAAAACCAAATTCAAAGCAATCACATAAGGAGCAAAAATAAAGATGAGATTGATTAATATAAGGTAATATAACAAAGTAAAGACCTGAAGTTCTATCAAGCCAGATTGTTAATGCATGTTGATCTAGACTTTGATGACCAGGACCCCAAAGATTTCTAAACCCACTGTAAAAGCTCATAGGCCTAAATTTAGAGCTAGGCCAGTAACCAGGAGAAGGTGGCCACCCAGCATTGGCTGAAGGAAACAAGAGAATGAGAAGAAAGGAGAGGAAGATAGCCATAGTGAAGTGAAGTGAAGAGGGAAAGCCAAGATGAAAACAATAAGTTGCTGGGGAAAAGTGGAATGATTGGGAGTGTATAAACGCTGGCGGGGGGCGGGGGGCGGGGGGGTGTTGATTTGTGACTTGTGAGAGAGAGAAAGCAACGGGACAAGGTGTAAATGAAGGAAGAGTATGGCATCGGCAGTACAGTTTGATTAATTATTAACCCTCCCCCCACCACCCCccaaacaccaaaaaaaaaaaaaacaaaaaaagaagcaaGAAGATAGCGGTCCCCATTGGGACAGGAAGGAAGGTAATGAAAGGGTTAACTTAACAGTAAAATAGGCTTAAAGCTAAACAGATTTCTCATACGCAGTATGGATAAAATTAATCTAATCTTATATGGACAAGCACTGAAACCAACATAAGAATTCCTGATTGGGATAAAATAAAGGTGTAGTTGAAGAAATTAAAGTCCCTTCGTAACAATTACAAAGTACATACAAACTAATTTCCAATCCCATTCTTTGTTTGCTTGGCTTTACATGGGTGGAAAAAAGCTAAGAAAAGAAGATGAGATGAAGAACGGGGTAGATGGGGGTATCTCTTAAATGTGCTTTTTTCCCCCTGTTTCCAACAGGATCTCACTTGTACTATTAGTCCCTCTCTgcttcttttttttctcattgAAAGCTACATGTATCTCTGTCTCCTCATTGTTATATAAACTCAAATGGCTTGTGTGTGTCTGTTTTAACCATTCCTTAGCTGAAGAAGGTTTTCAGTGTGGGTCACCTTCTGATTTGGAGTAAAATATGTGAGCCAAAATGTGTGAGTGAATGGTGCTTCTGTTTAAGCATCTGAGAACTGATTAAATTAAGTGGGTCATCAGCTATCTTATCTGGGGCCCTGTGTTAGA
This window of the Gossypium hirsutum isolate 1008001.06 chromosome A09, Gossypium_hirsutum_v2.1, whole genome shotgun sequence genome carries:
- the LOC107959912 gene encoding probable xyloglucan endotransglucosylase/hydrolase protein 32; translated protein: MAIFLSFLLILLFPSANAGWPPSPGYWPSSKFRPMSFYSGFRNLWGPGHQSLDQHALTIWLDRTSGSGFKSVKPFRSGYFGASIKVQPGYTAGVITAFYLSNNEAHPGFHDEVDIEFLGTTFGKPYTLQTNVYIRGSGDGKIIGREMKFHLWFDPTKNFHHYAILWSPREIIFLVDDVPIRRYPRKSAATFPLRPMWVYGSIWDASSWATEDGKYKADYRYQPFVAKYTNFKAGGCTAYAPAWCRPVSASPFRSGGLTRQQRRAMRWVQRYHMVYNYCKDPKRNHALTPECWSK